AACTCAAAGCCATCGAGGAGGCATATCTTAGTGGTTTCGAACAAAGCATGGTTTATTTCTGCAATCATGGCGTTGGTTCTTGTCCGTGGAGGCACCTCGTTCGCGCTGGTGTCGATCAACTCGCCATCCAGTGGCGCCACAGTGAGCGGCGTGGTGACGGTCAAAGCCCAGGTGGATCAGGCCTGGTGGTCCAAACTCTGGGTCGATTCAAGCGGGGTCGCCACGGCGCCAGTCGGCAATGTCACATTTACTTGGGATACCACCAAAATTGCGGACGGCACTCATACGATGACGGTCAAAAGCTATGCCAAGAATAGTTCCACTCCTAACGCGTCATCGTCGATTACCGTCACTGTCAAGAACCAGTCACCGATTGTGAGCGGAGACTATTTCACTACCTTGCGCGAAGGCGACCCGTTGCCCAGCGGGGCATGGTGCGCCTCACACATTCCCTGGGAACCTGAGGTGGTGTCGCAGAACGCAGGGGCGAATAGTACCATGCCGACCGCGAGCCAGCTCGCCGCCTACGCGGCCAACGGTTATACCGCCAACTACTATAATGGCAAGTGGGCATATGCCCGAGTGGATGGAAACTATACGGGCACCACGGACATGATAATACGGTGGGCCGCCTGCAAGTGGGGAATCGATGAAGACATAGTGCGGACACAGTCGTCGGCAGAGCACTGGAACTGGCATCAGACCGACAGCGGCGGCGACAAGCGATACTCATATTCGCAATGCGTGAATGGCGACTTTACCAGTCTGTGGAATTTCATGTGTCCCAACTGTTGCTTTCAAACCTGGAGCATCTGGCAGACCAAGGTGTACTACAGCTGGCAGACCTGGCCGATGATACGGGATTCCACGGCGTTCGCGGCGGATTTTCGTTATGCGGACCAGCGTGCATGCATGAACGGCGATCTGGCCGGCTATTTCGACCGCCGTCCGGGTCACAATGGCCACAGCTATGCAACTGACATCGCCAATGGCGATTTGAACACGATTCTTTGGGGCTGTATCGGCATGCATTTTTCCGGCGATTGGTATGATGGAGATTCCAATAGCGGAGCGATTTGGTACATTGCCTCACTAAAGGGCACTCTCGCGGAAAAACCTTGGCACAGGTGGACCCAGGTAAATTGGCCGGATTGAGTGCAAGCTACTTAGCCAGCAATTCTGCCGATTGAACTCTGGGGCCAGTGAAGCGAGTTCAAAGGCCTATCGGTTCCGGCGATGTTCGCGTTGCTCAGTGCGGCATCGCCGGATTTTCACCTGCAATTGGGCTCGCCGTTGATCGATTCGGGGGCGCCGCTCGATTCCGTGACGACTGACTACGACGGAATGACGCGTCCCTACGGCAGGGGCTACGACGTCGGAGCGTTCGAGCGTCATTAGCGGAGGCGACGGCGGCCGAAAATCCGCTCCGCGTCACTTTCCGGTGGGAAATTGCGCGGGGCGGGCAATTTGAATCGTCCAAGGCAGATCCGGATGCCGGCGCTTAACGCAGCATCGCGTCGAATCGAGTCAAATGGCGAGTCCGATTCGTCGATCGGCAATGAAGGGTCGGGGCTGGATTCAGGCTTTCCGCAGACTCGCGGGAACGCGATGCTTCTGTAGGAAGCCCTCGACGTCGTCATGCCGGAAACGCATCATCCGGCCTATCTGATGGTACGGTAGCTGGCCGGTCTTCACCATGCGGTAGATCGTCATCTGGTTGAGCTGCAGGAGGTCCGCGAGCTGACCGACTGTGTAAAACTCGCGCGAGCCGAAAGGACTGATCTCCGCGTCTTCGGAATAATCCGCATGCCGCATCTTTGGCGCCATTGGGCGAAGGTTATGGAAAGTCATGTTTTGCGGGGGCTACCGGAACAGACGATACTCTGCTTGAGCTCGGTGATCAATACTTAGTGCGACGCTTATGTACTATTTTATCCTACTGTTCTGTCGGTTATTCCACGATCGGAGACCCATGCAAGCCGCGAATCCACGTCTGACCAGCGATCTGGGCTTCGACGCGTCACGAGATGCGGCCCGCTACAAGGCGCCGAAGGTCCGCTGGATGGGTGTTGGAGCTGGGCTGATCGATCGCAGGCGGCCGGCGAGGTCGATGCTGACGGCGTCCTCGGCGGAATCGCTTTCGATCGACAACAGGCGATTTTTCTCGCTCAGCGCCCAGATGAGCGCCAGCAACAAGCCCACGCTGTAGCGGCAGTCTCCCGCAGTGCTTTCGACCATGTTCAGCACCAGCACCGGCGCCGCGCCAATCAGGACGGCGTCTCTCAAGACCCGGGGAGCGTGGCGATCGAAGATCGCAAATCGGAGTGCCCGGAGGATGATGAATGCCCACAGCAAGGTCGCCGGAATGCCCACGCCGACCGCTCGCGACAGGTATCCGTTGTGGAGAGAGCTGCGAGGACCCTCGTTCCAGATCTCTTCCCAGAGCGGAAAATAGCGGCTCTGAAAGATCTGGCCTTCGACCTCGTAGCCATAGCCAAGTACGGGGCGCTCCTTGATAGCGTGAATCACGTATCGCCAGATCTCTGTTCGTCCGGTGAGGCTCGCTACGTCACCGCGCATCACATAGTCGCGTCCACCCTCGAGGCGGGGAAGCACGACCGTCGCCGCGATGAAGAGAATCGCCGCCAGCACGACCGCACGCAGTCCCAGTCTGCTGATGCCGAACAGGATCAGGCCGACGCTGAGCGCGATTAGAGGCGAACGGGAATCTGCCATCACGTCGAGGACAATCGCGGCCAGGCTCGCGAGGACGATCAGAAATCGAGTACGCCTCGCGGCGGCCGGCCAGCAGATCACCCCGGCAGCCACCGTGGTGAGTGCAATCTCGCCAATCTGGTTGGGACCGTTGAAGAGGCCGGCGAATCTGAGCATGCCGTTGTCGTCGAGCTTCCAGGTAATGTCGCTCGGGAGGACGATCAACGCCACCGCGGACGCGGCGATAATGATGCTCGAACCGATCCAGAAGATTCCAAACAGTTCGTAGATTTGAGCGTCGTCATCCGTGCTGGCCGTGATAGCCACAATTGTCATCAGCAGCAGCGCCGCACTGATCATCCGGCCGAACGAATAGAAGGGATAGACGGAAAAGCAAACGGTGACCGCGGCCCAAATGAAATACATCGCGTAAAGTCTGAAGCCGCCCTTCTTCAGCAGGCCGGTTTTTGCAGCGGTCGAAACATAGGGCGCGCAGAACAGCGCTAGCATCGAGTAGCGCAGAATCGGGCGCACGGAGTCGTCGATCAGACTGACGGAAGCCATCGCTTCATTCACCAGCAACGGCAGCACCAACCATCGCGTGTGATGACTCGTGAAGTTGATGGCGCCAAGCAGGCCGAATGCGATCGCGACGGCGCCGGCCGCCGCCAGCGTGGACGGCCACCGCAGGCATACGAGCACGAGAAGCGCCGCGACCGCAAAAAATCCCGGGACGACCACGCTTGTGCCGAAAATACCGCCTCGCCGATCAATGTAGGTGCTTAGCATCGGTTCTACACGACTCCCTGAGTTCAAAGGCCTTGGGCCGCGGACGACTTACTATCTCCTGCGCGATCTCTTCCAGCGACGCTGCTCGCAGGCGCTTGGCCGCGGCAAACGAGAGCACGCTATCGCTGTGAGTTCGCGTGCCTTTTCTGAGCGGCGGATAAGGCCATCGACGCATCCCGATCTCGTCGGGATGAACCACGACAATGATCGGCAGGTTCAGAGCGGCGTGGCTGAGCATCAGATCCCGGGAAAGCGACTCGCACGAGTAGCGGCGCAATACCGGAAAAACATTCGCAAACTCTTCTTCCAAAGGAACCGAACGATGCACAAACGAGGGATAGTTACTCCACGAATTGCCGGGCGGGAGCGGACCCGCGACTGTCGCCACGAAGCCGGCTTGTTTAAGAAACGATAGCGCCTCCAGGCCGAAAGCTTCGAACGGGAAAACCATGATGGGCTGGAAGTTGACGTCGAATCGGCGCGATATCCGTCCGACCATGAGGGCGCCCTGGCGCAGATCGTTCTCGAACTTGAGCGGCCCGCTATGATTGACGTGTCGTTTGAATCCGTGCCACACGATGCCGGTGTTGAACCGCTTCAGCATTTCGACGAAGCTCCGCGCCGGATAGAGCTGGTCGGGCGTCCACGCGAAGTCAACGTGCGCGCGATGGAATCGCGACTCGACATGCTCCAGCCATCGGCGAAGGTTACCTGAGTTGAGCAGATCAAAATTGGCGGGGCGGTCGTCCATGGTCAGGTTGAACGCCGGCCGCGCCGAGGGGCTGACGCCGGCGGCTATCCTGATGCTTGCTAGAGGGCCTAGCTCGCGATAGCGCTTGGCAGGGTTTGCCAGGCGGTAGAGAATCGGCGTATCCGGCGAGCCAGCCGGCGCATCCGCCAGCAAGTCGCAGATCACGTATCCCGCACCGCACCTGATCGCGAACAGGAAAGGCGCGCATTCACCGCTTTCGAACTGCGCACTCGCGAGCACCTGCCACTGGTCGGGGATGCCGCGCGCGGACGGCAGCAGGAATTCGCCACCGGAGTTCTCGCCGTGCAGAACCTCGGGCATTGGCCATCGAGCCTCGATTCGATAGGCCGTCGCCCTGCGATCCTTCACATAGAGGAAGGTCGCATCGATTAGCGGCGACAAGGTGCACTGCTGCGTTCCGTCGAAGCCGCCGCGAATATAGACAACCGCTCCCGCCTTGGCCGTTTCGCGCAATCGCACGAGCTGATCGGGGCCTAGGTAGCGCAAGGTTCGGTAGCTTAGCGCCAGCATCGCTTTGCCAGGTTTCGGGCCGGCGAACTCGAGCTGCTCGTCCGGGTCGCATCGTATGCAATCGAACCCGAACAGATATGCGTACTGCGTCGCCATCGTGGGCAACTTGCTATCGCTGGAATCGCGAACCAGCCAGCAGGACCTGCTCATACCGTTGTCCGGATCCTACTCCGCTCGCAGCGCGGGCTGGCTGGCGAGATCAAGCTGCTCGGCCGTGCGCGCGTTGGAAAGCAGGACCGCACTTAGCAGTGGAGAATCGGCGACCTTCAGAAGCAGGTTTATGTTCGGGACCACGCAATGACCGCCGATAAAGCCCGGGTAATAGCTCGTGCGCGGCAGGAAGTCGACCTCTTTGAAGAATTCAGTGATCTCGCGGTAGTCGGCGCCGACACTCGATGCGTAGCGATTCAACTCCTGCGCAAACGCGATCAGCACGCCGAAGTAAGTCGTTTCCGCAAGCTTTGCGAGTTCCAACTCCTCGGGACTATTCATTCGTTCGGTCTCAAGCCCTGCCTCGTGGAAGTGAGCTTCCGCCTGCTCGAGCGCCCTGATGTCCGAGCTTGCGACGAACTTTCGATAGTGGCGAAGCGCCGCCGCCATCTCACTATGCTTGCCGCGCACCGGACTGTAGCAGACGCTCCGTCCGGTCATCTGTTCCACCATCCGGGTGGTGCCCGGAATCACCGTGCTATTGATGATGGTCAACTCCGGCGTGAAGCGGCCTATATAAGCGGCGGCGGCCTCGACAAAGCTTTCGCGATCGCGAAATGGAAAGCAGATGTGCATGACGCCTATCGAATCGTCAAAGCTAAGAGGCTCGAGATCATGGCGCAGCACGGTTCCTTTGGTATCCAGGGCCTGAGCCAGCGGCCCGCCTACTTCACCGATGCCGACCACCAAGGTCTTTCTTTCAGTCACTATTGTTTCTCCGTGGTTTGCGGTTCCTTCCACCGGTCTTACCTTGCGGCGAGAGCTTCCGTTGCTGTCTGAATTGGTTTGCATCGGCACACCTTTCCGTCCTCAACCTTGATGGATTCGACATCTCTTAGTTCTTTCTTGCGATCTCTTCGGGATCGAGCCGGAGTAACGAGCTGCTAGCGAGTTTCGAAAGGTCCCGGTTGCGCGCCCGTTCAGGCAGGACCGAGTCGATCGCATCGAAGAAAACATCGCGCTCGTGATCCCAACTTAGCGTTCGAGCAGCTTGTCGCGCGCGGCGGGCCAGGGCGCTTCGCCGCTCAGGATGGTGATAGAGCAGCTCGATGGCCGCGGCGAGCTGGCCTACGTTGCCGGCCTCGAAGTACTGCAGAGCATCGCCCGGGAAGTAGTACTCGATGGTGCGGAGCCGCGCGCAGATGACCGGAATTCCCAGGATCATGTATTCCAGCAGTTTCACCGGAAGCATCAACTGGGTCGCTTCGGTAGCGCGATTTGGCACTAAGCCGACCGACACCTCGCCGAGCATCGAAGGCAAAGCTTCAATAGGAACCGGCGGCTTGAATGTTACCAGGCCGTCAAGCTTAAGCCGCTCCGACAGAGCCTTGACCTCGGCTAGATGATCCCCTTCACCGATGATGAGCAGCTTGAGGTCGGCCAGGCGCCCGCGCAACAGGTCGATCGCTTGCAGCGCTATGTCCAGCCCCAGGCGGCTGGTAACCGTGCCATGACAGACGATACTCATCTCCCGCTCCGCCGCTCTGACTCTCGAGCTTTGGAAGATCGCGGGGTCGGGCGAGTTCGGAACTACTCGAATCTTGCGCTCGGGTATCCCCGCCTGGGCAAGCCGATCGGCGTGCGGCTTGTGTACCGCCAGCACCCTATCGGCAAGGCTGGCGCAGAAGCGTTCTTCCAGCATCAGCAGGCGCGCTCCCAGCGCACCGCGCCTGCCGCCGAACTTGTCGCGGTATAGTTCCGGCATCGTGTCATGGACGTCCAGCACCAGGCGCGCGCCGAACGCGCGCAGCGGCAGAGCGCTTAGAATCGCCGCGTCGGGCATCGTGCAGACTATCGCGGCGTCATAGCGGCCTCGCGAATTAAGCCTGAGCGCGGTGGCAATCGCCCGCATGAAAAATTCGAGGTAGCTGCGCACGTAGCGGCTGCGGCTGTCGCCGCGATAGCGGGCTATCTTCAGGCCAACTACGTTGACTCCGCGGTGCACGCCACTTTCCGCATCGTCGAGACTGATCACGTCGACTGAGTCGCCGCGCGCCGCCAACGCTTCCGCGTGGCGCCTCACACGCCCATCACGCAGGTAGTGGGTATATGCGACTATCAGTATTCTCGACACTTGGATCTCCATGTAAGGAGGCGCTCGGAGCTTAGACGGCGTACTGCGGCTCCTTCGACATCCGGGCCCGAAACGATCGGTCTGCTCGATTTGACCTCGAGTCTCATTCGCGCGCGGCGCTGCCACCAGGCAGCCACCTCGGACGGCAGAGCGCGCCACGAGTTTCGTAGTTCACCAAGTTGCTTGAGCAGCTCTTCGTACTCGGCCAGGTAGGGCTGATGACCGTAGTAGTCAGGATGAATAAGCGTGAGGATCATACCGCCGACCGAAGCGATCCAGCGCGCCTTGGAGGTCCAGATCGGAAGAGCGTCGCGCCGCAAGAGATGAAGCAGGGTGTGATCCTGCGGAAGCGTGTAGGGCAACTCCACCATCCGGCCCAGGAAGAAAGGAAAGAGGCTACAGCAGCCGCCAGGTTGTGGTTCATAAGGGTCGGTATCCGAGAACGAGGAGTCAAAGTCGAAGTCCAGTTCCTGCAGCCATTCCAGCCGGCGCAAGGTCGAGGGCGATCGAAAGCCCCGCAACTCATGCTCGCGGGCAATCGATTCCAGCTTTGGCGCCAACGCCTGAAAATCTTCGAAGCTGCGGAACAGGCGTCCATCATGACTTAAGCCATGCGCGCCGATCTCGAAACCGCGCCTTCTAAGCTTCTCCATCCGCGGCCAATCGATCTTGTACTGAGCCAACGGTAGGTTCCAGGCCGATCTGAAACCGTACTTCTCCTCGATGTCGGCGATAGCTTCGATACGTTCGAAGCCGCGCCTGCTCTCGACGTCGTGAGTAAGAACGATGCAGCAGTCGTAGTCGTCGGGCCAGAAGCCCAGGTGCCAGCCATCCTTGCTTTGCAGCTCTGCGAGGCCGCTATCGAGCCACTCGCTCATTAGCCGAAGCAGCGCAGGCTCATATGGCCACCCCGGAAAGTCAGGACGTTCGCTGGACCTGACCAGTATCGAGTGCAGATAGTGGCGCACGCTGGCCGGCAGCAGGTGCTTGACTGGATAGTACACCTGCAGGCCCGCAGGAGGCCGGCGCATTTCCTCAGGCCGGTACTTTTCGAGCAAGTAGTGCTCGGCCGCTACCTCGCTCGCATAGTTGTGCGCCGCGAGCGGAAGCCGCCAGTTCTCAGGAAGCTTCCAGAAAGCGAATGCGTCGTTCGCAACGTCTCCGACGCTTTCGATCTCGCCGGCAGTAAAGCTCAGTTGCTTGCTCAGCGCCATATCGTCTGCAACCCCAGCAATCGGCGATGCTGATGTCGCCGGATAAACCTGATCAGGGTCTTATCGGCAGCGCGCTTCTCGTGATTCAGATAACCGCGCAAGTAACCAGCCATTAGCAGTACCGATTGCAGTACATATGGCCGGTCAGTAATCCGGTACGCGGCGCGCGCCAGCATGAACAGCGGCGAGTATCCAGCCTGGTAGGCCGCGATTCCAGGCGCCAGCCCTGCGCGCCAACGTCCACCTGCGGCGCCGGCGGGGCGATGATGGCGGGCCGTGATATGGGAGAAGCTGCGGGTCGTGAAGCCAAGCATCGACGCGCGAACTTCATCGATAGTATCCCAGCCAAGGCCGCGGGTAAGTCCACCTATCGCGCGAAAGCATTCTCTCGAATACATCTTGGTCGCGCCGCGAGTATGAAAGCCGGGAGCGCCCGCCATCTGCCATCCATCCGCGCAGGGCTCGTAAAGAACAGCACTCGCGATACCGAGCGTGGAATCGCGCTCGAATTCCCCCATCATCGATTCCGCCAGTTGCGGGCCGAAACTTAGATCGGCGTCGAGCCGGAAAATAAAGTCCAGGCTGTTTCGTTCTTCCGCAGAGAGAAACCTCATCACCACGCCTTCGCCGCCGGGTTCGCGCGGCCCTTCACGGTTAGTGTGATGAACACGAATCCACGAATACTTCGCAGCCGCTTCATCCATGATGCGAGGCGTCGCGTCGGTCGAGCCATCGTCGATCAGGATCCACACCTCGGGAAGCCTGGTTTGCGCCACCATGCTTTCAATCAGGCCTGGAAGAAATGATTCCTCATCGCGCGCGGGCGTGACCGCCAGATAACTATTCTGTCTCATACGATGTACTGATACAGCATCGAGCCTAGTAGCCGCGTTACTGAAAGCGGAAGACGGCGCCACACCATTGATAACCTTAGTTGAGAGTCGGCAAGCACCTCAGGACTTACATGCGCCGGAACCTGCGGCAGATAGGAGTACGGAAGCGGATGCGGCTTCGCACCCATCTCCTTTTTGAAGCGGCTAAGGCCGGTGTTGCGAGTATCGGTGCGGCCTAGATGCATGAACCGGCACTGCTGCGCATACTCAGCCAGGACAGCGGCTACCAGCCGATGATTCGCACCCATCGGAGTTGGTTGAATTCTCGCGGACCATTTGTAGTGGATGTCCTCGCCGTCGCGCAGCAGCACGGTCGCAGCGATCGCCATGCCTCGCTGCGATACGGACCACACCTCAAGGTTGTCGTTAGGGGCGAACGCATCGTAAACCGCTTGAAAGAAGCGCCACGGCTGCGCAGGTACTCCCAGTCGACGGCGCGTTTCCAGCGCGAGCCGATAAAATCGCATGAGACCAGGCAGCCCGCGATCAACCTTGATTGCAAACGATCCTTCGCGGCCGCGATGCAGTTGTCGTCTGAAGTTGGATCCCAATCCGCGCTCGATGAGGCTAAGCGGCCGGTCAAGGTCAAGCATCCAGTCCGCAAAGCAGGTCGCTTTCCGCCATGGCTCGGGCGCACTCCAACCTCTGATTTCGACCAGGCCCTCGGCCGCCAGGCGCGATTGAGCGATAGCGGCGAGAAGCTGTTCGCGCGCACCCTCGTCGCGCGCCAGCGGAGGCGACGAATCGGAGCACGGAAGGCTGGTCCATTTGCGAACGAACGGATTCTTTCCACGCGCGAAGAGGCATGCGGCTACAAGGCGACCGTTGCTATCGCGCAAAGTGGCTGCAACCATTTTGAATCCATAAGCGTTAGTGAGAGCCGTAAGCCAGCGGTCACTCTGATAGATTGTCGCCTCCGGACACAAACTGGCCAATCGAGCCCACTCGGGCCGAATCTGCACAAACGGTTCGATCGCCAGTTCCAATCCAGACGAATACAGCGCGCCGGAATCGATTCGTTGCGGTAGCGTTGTCAATTGACCGCCTCCGGAGTTATCGCACCCTGGATCAAATCCCGCGCAGTGTTCATTCCGAACCACACGAAAGTAAGGAGGCAAATCAGAACGATCAGCGCCAGAGCCATCAGGCCCTGAACCTGGAGAACACCTACCAGCAACACGCCCGCGATTGCACCCAGCCCGCACACAAGCGCCAGCTTCATTCCGCCACCGCAGGCCCTCAGCCAATCGAGCAAGCTCATCTCGATAAGGCGGCCCGCCAGCAACTGCCCGCCAATACTCACCAACGCTTCGACTGCGCTCATCGCGATGCAGACTCCAATTAGTCCGAACCTGACCGTACTCGTGACGGCTAGCACGACTAGTACGAGACGCGCGCCGTGAAGGTAGATGTCGAACGAAGGGTGGTCCTTGGTATAGTAGATGGATCCGATGGCAAGCCGCAGTCCGGCGAGGCTCAGGCCGACCGCTAGAATCCTGAGCGGCGCCGCGGCTCGTATCCATTGATTCCCGTAGAGACCGGCCAGCACGTATGGCGCCGCGATCGCCGTACACGTCATCATCGGCAAAATCAGCTTTGCAAGGTAGCCCGTAAACTCGCGATAGGCGCGCGCCAGTGCGCGGTTGTCGTGCTGAAGCCGGCAGAAGGTCGGCAGCGTGACGCGTCCGGCGACGTAGTAAAGGCGGTCAGGTACGAAACGCAGAAGATCCCAGGCTATCACATAGTAGCCGAGGGTTTGACTACCTAGCAGGCGTCCGACCAGCAGGTAGTCAGCGTTGCCGGATACAACGCCAAGCACTCGGCCACCCCAGACACTGACCGAGAAACGAAACAGCTCGCGAGCTGCGGAAAGTCTCGGAAGCCGCCTCGGCAGGAATGGCTCGCAGCACCAGACCACCAAGCCGTGAAAGGTGAGTCGTGCGCCCAGCGCCGCTACCAGGCTCCAGCGCGGAAGCCCGAGCCAGATCATAAGCAGCGCGCCGCACAAAAAGGCCAGCTCGGCCGAGAAATCCGCCGTGGCCAGGGCGCTGAACCTTAGTTGCCGCCGCAAGCGAGCGTTCGCGATCGATGACGTCGCATCGATTAGCACCGGGATCGCCAGCAGGGTAAGTGAAGTCGTCAGCATCGGCATCGCCATCGCCGACGCAATCAGTCCCGCAATCGCGCAAAGCAGCGTCGCTGCTCCAGCAGACAGGACAAGATTGAGCCACCACGCCGTGGACTCATGGTCACTGTCGAGTTCCTTGCGCTGGATAATCGCGTCCGGGATGCCAGCGTTGGCGACCATTCCGACCAGAAGCGTCGAAGTGATCAATATTCTCAAGATGCCGAAATCGGCTGGCTGCAGAGTTCGCGCCAGGAAGATAAAGCCTCCGATGCGAATTCCCTGTGAAAATACTTCGGCCAGCACGTTGACTCGCACGTTGCGCACGAACGCTGCCCAGAGAAATTCGTCGGCGGCTTCCGCCATTCTCAAGTTCTCTTTGATCAATGGCCACCACCGTTGAACAGCGCAGGAATGGTGCGCATCATGATGCGCAGGTCTTCACTTAGGGACCACCCTTCCAGGTATTTGATGTCGAGCCGAACCATTTCTTCAAAGGACAGCGAATTGCGCCCGCTGACCTGCCATAGCCCGGTGATTCCCGGCAAAGCCGCCAGCCTAGAGCGATGCCAGTCCTCGTATAGCTCAAGCTCATAGCTCAGAGCGGGGCGCGGACCGATTAGACTCATCTCGCCGCGTAACACGTTGATAAGTTGTGGCAACTCGTCGAGGCTGAAGCGGCGCAGGATGCGACCTACCCGGGTTATCCTCGGATCCGCAGTCAGTTTGTAGACTTTCTGGTCGCCGTTGTGAGCGGCGGCGGGCGCGCTGTCGCGAATCCAGCGGCGGACATAATCCTGGTGCGGCGCCTCGGAACCGTCAGCGCGCATGGTTCGAAACTTCAGCAGCTTGAAGGGCTTTCCATAGAGTCCAATCCGCGACTGATGGAACAGCACCGGGCGTCCGTCGAACAGCAGGATAGCCAAGGCCGCGGCCAGCATCGCAGGCGCCGCGATTACCAATGCCACCGCGGTCGCCGTGATGTCGCAGGCGCGCTTAATCAGGAAGTTGAGCCCCTGGATGTTGCAGGATCGAGGACCTATGAGCGGAATAACACCGACGTTGTCCACCCTGAGCCCGGAAGGAAACGCGCGCGCAAGGGCAGGCATCAGTCGCCAACGCACGTTGTTATGCTCGCAAAGCTTGACGACCTTCTCGGTGAGTTCGGCCGGGCCGTCAGGAAGGACGATCGCAACTTCGAGGTTGTTGTGCTTTTGGGCCAGCGCCGGGATTTCATCCGACCCTCCAAGGACGGAGCGCCCCGCATGACTGCCCGTTTTCACTTCCAGGTCGAGAAAGCCAATTACCTGACACTGCTTGAAGTAGATATCCAGTTGCTCGCATAGGTATCGGCCGAACGAATTGAAGCCTAGAATTACGATCGGTCTCGCGAAGTTAGGATGGGTGCGGAACTGGCTTAGCAGGCCGCTGACCAGTCCGCGCGCCGCCAGGATAAAGATGAAGCCGAATCCAACTACCATTCCTGCAAGGACGCGCGGCGGCTCGCCATGCAGTACAAAGCCGATGGAAAGTACCAGCACTATCGCGGCCAAGGCGCTCTTGAATACGCAAGCAAAGTGCTCCCAGGTTCCCGGCCGCTGCTCATAGAGGCCTAGCGCGCGACCGCTAACGAACCAGATGCTTACCAGCGCGAGGGTCGTCAGGATGATCGGCAGATGATTCGCCGGAGACAGGAAGCGCGGCGGCGTTCCGCGCACGTCGTTGACGAAGCCCGCGAGCACGATCGCTGCCAGAATCGCCAATGCGTCCGTCGCGGCGAACAGCGCCTTTTCCTTGCGTAGTTCGATTTCAAACATGGCTTAAAGCTCGGCCAGGGCTCCCTTCACCACGGTTGCCACGCGATGGACTTCCTGCGGCCGCAGGTGCGGATGCATTGGCAGCGAAAGGACACTATCAGCTACGCTCTCGCTGACCGGAAAATCGCCCGCCCTGTAGCCCTGGTCGCGGCACGCGGGCTGCAAATGCACCGGCACCGGATAATGGATTCCGCACTGGATCTGATCGGCCAGCATCGCCGTGCGAAGCGCGTCGCGCTTCGGCGTGCGCACTACGAACAGATGGTAGCTCGATTCGAAACCTTCAGGCTCCAGCGGAAGTCTAAGACCGCTGCGGCCCAGCAGCTCGCGATAGTGAGCGGCGACTCTGCGGCGCTTCTCGTTCCATTCGTCGAGCCGCTCGAGCTTGGCGCGCAACACTGCCGCCTGCACGGTATCCATGCGTGAGTTGTAGCCGAAGGCGCTATGCGCGTAATGAGAGATGCGGCCGTGATCGCCCAGGTTAGCTACGGTTCGGGCTAGCGCGTCGTCGTTGGTCGCGATCGCACCGGCGTCGCCCCACGCGCCCAGGTTCTTGCCGGGATAGAAGCTGAAGCACGCGGCGTCGCCCAGCGCGCCCGCACGCACCCACCTGCCCTCGATATTGATCTTGGCGCCGTGCGCCTGGCATGCATCCTCGATCAACTTGATGCCGTACTTCGTCGCGATCTCGCGCAACTCGACCATGTGAGCGGGCAGCCCATAAAGATGCACCGGCAGAATCGCTCGTATTCGCCGACCAGATCGGCGAGCTTCGTCGAGGAATTGCAGCAGCGCCGGGATGCTCATGTTGCAGGTGTCGGGATCGATATCGACAAAGGCCGGACGCGCGCCGGTCTGAACTAT
This genomic stretch from Candidatus Binatus sp. harbors:
- a CDS encoding choice-of-anchor Q domain-containing protein, whose protein sequence is MFALLSAASPDFHLQLGSPLIDSGAPLDSVTTDYDGMTRPYGRGYDVGAFERH
- a CDS encoding glycosyltransferase family 4 protein, translating into MSRILIVAYTHYLRDGRVRRHAEALAARGDSVDVISLDDAESGVHRGVNVVGLKIARYRGDSRSRYVRSYLEFFMRAIATALRLNSRGRYDAAIVCTMPDAAILSALPLRAFGARLVLDVHDTMPELYRDKFGGRRGALGARLLMLEERFCASLADRVLAVHKPHADRLAQAGIPERKIRVVPNSPDPAIFQSSRVRAAEREMSIVCHGTVTSRLGLDIALQAIDLLRGRLADLKLLIIGEGDHLAEVKALSERLKLDGLVTFKPPVPIEALPSMLGEVSVGLVPNRATEATQLMLPVKLLEYMILGIPVICARLRTIEYYFPGDALQYFEAGNVGQLAAAIELLYHHPERRSALARRARQAARTLSWDHERDVFFDAIDSVLPERARNRDLSKLASSSLLRLDPEEIARKN
- a CDS encoding Ig-like domain-containing protein, whose protein sequence is MVSNKAWFISAIMALVLVRGGTSFALVSINSPSSGATVSGVVTVKAQVDQAWWSKLWVDSSGVATAPVGNVTFTWDTTKIADGTHTMTVKSYAKNSSTPNASSSITVTVKNQSPIVSGDYFTTLREGDPLPSGAWCASHIPWEPEVVSQNAGANSTMPTASQLAAYAANGYTANYYNGKWAYARVDGNYTGTTDMIIRWAACKWGIDEDIVRTQSSAEHWNWHQTDSGGDKRYSYSQCVNGDFTSLWNFMCPNCCFQTWSIWQTKVYYSWQTWPMIRDSTAFAADFRYADQRACMNGDLAGYFDRRPGHNGHSYATDIANGDLNTILWGCIGMHFSGDWYDGDSNSGAIWYIASLKGTLAEKPWHRWTQVNWPD
- a CDS encoding glycosyltransferase family A protein — its product is MRQNSYLAVTPARDEESFLPGLIESMVAQTRLPEVWILIDDGSTDATPRIMDEAAAKYSWIRVHHTNREGPREPGGEGVVMRFLSAEERNSLDFIFRLDADLSFGPQLAESMMGEFERDSTLGIASAVLYEPCADGWQMAGAPGFHTRGATKMYSRECFRAIGGLTRGLGWDTIDEVRASMLGFTTRSFSHITARHHRPAGAAGGRWRAGLAPGIAAYQAGYSPLFMLARAAYRITDRPYVLQSVLLMAGYLRGYLNHEKRAADKTLIRFIRRHQHRRLLGLQTIWR
- a CDS encoding helix-turn-helix domain-containing protein, whose amino-acid sequence is MAPKMRHADYSEDAEISPFGSREFYTVGQLADLLQLNQMTIYRMVKTGQLPYHQIGRMMRFRHDDVEGFLQKHRVPASLRKA
- a CDS encoding O-antigen ligase — encoded protein: MLSTYIDRRGGIFGTSVVVPGFFAVAALLVLVCLRWPSTLAAAGAVAIAFGLLGAINFTSHHTRWLVLPLLVNEAMASVSLIDDSVRPILRYSMLALFCAPYVSTAAKTGLLKKGGFRLYAMYFIWAAVTVCFSVYPFYSFGRMISAALLLMTIVAITASTDDDAQIYELFGIFWIGSSIIIAASAVALIVLPSDITWKLDDNGMLRFAGLFNGPNQIGEIALTTVAAGVICWPAAARRTRFLIVLASLAAIVLDVMADSRSPLIALSVGLILFGISRLGLRAVVLAAILFIAATVVLPRLEGGRDYVMRGDVASLTGRTEIWRYVIHAIKERPVLGYGYEVEGQIFQSRYFPLWEEIWNEGPRSSLHNGYLSRAVGVGIPATLLWAFIILRALRFAIFDRHAPRVLRDAVLIGAAPVLVLNMVESTAGDCRYSVGLLLALIWALSEKNRLLSIESDSAEDAVSIDLAGRLRSISPAPTPIQRTFGAL